A single Choristoneura fumiferana chromosome 9, NRCan_CFum_1, whole genome shotgun sequence DNA region contains:
- the LOC141431333 gene encoding UPF0585 protein CG18661-like, translating into MYVYKISSFLEIQVKSSATLSFLKKIMSYLSKGREFASEFHGNEKINGEKLIYPAASRNQEPILQVLKRFVISDVDILGDDSPLFLEIASGSGQHLAHFAPHFPGVKFQPSEYDENVLGSITYYATNCPTKNILSPIVINITNDLSSYKFEESNIDYIYCSNLIHISPYECTEGLFRNAGVYLKSDALMITYGPYMKDGVITPDSNVQFDAGLRARDPSWGLRDITELIELGEENNLSLIDTIEMPSNNKTLIWKKN; encoded by the exons ATGTACGTGTATAAAATTTCATCATTCTTGGAAATTCAAGTTAAATCATCTGCCACCCTTtcatttctgaaaaaaataatgagttACCTGTCGAAGGGTCGGGAGTTTGCCAGCGAATTCCATGGGAATGAAAA AATTAATGGAGAAAAGCTGATTTACCCAGCTGCTTCTAGAAATCAAGAGCCTATACTGCAAGTTTTGAAAAGATTCGTGATATCAGATGTCGACATCCTTGGAGATGACAGTCCTTTATTTCTTGAAATTGCCTCTGGATCTGGCCAACATTTAGCCCATTTTGCCCCTCATTTCCCTGGTGTAAAGTTCCAACCCTCAGAATATGACGAGAATGTCTTAGGGAGCATCACATACTATGCTACCAATTGCCCAACTAAGAATATACTGTCTCCAATTGTTATTAATATAACTAACGATTTATCTAGTTACAAGTTTGAGGAAAGTAACATTGACTACATTTATTGTTCTAATTTAATTCATATTAGCCCCTATGAATGTACAGAAGGCTTATTTCGAAATGCTGGTGTTTACTTAAAGTCAGATGCGCTCATGATAACTTATGGGCCTTATATGAAAGATGGTGTAATAACACCAGACAGCAATGTTCAGTTTGATGCTGGTCTGAGAGCTAGGGACCCTTCTTGGGGTCTTCGTGATATAACTGAACTAATAGAATTAGGTGAAGAGAATAACTTGTCCTTAATAGACACTATTGAAATGCCTTCTAACAATAAGACTTTGATTTGGAAGAAAAACTAA